The genomic window AAAAAATAAGCTGCATTTAAAGCTGTTCCATCAAACTCAATACCCGAAAGCGTTACGCCAGCCCCTGTACCCTCTAAATCAATTTCTTTATAATTTACCTTTGTATCGGTTGGGTTGCCTGATGTTGATTTTATGGTAATGGTCTTTTGGGTAATGAAAGTGGTTGCCAACAAGGTATAAGTGCCTGGGTTTAAACCAATAATTGCCCCATTTGCCGCGCTGGCAATCGCTGCAGCCAGGTCATCACCAGGATTTAATTTTACCGTATATGTGGTTGGCGCAAGGGTATTAAAAGTGGCAATTCCTTTGCTTTTTGTTCCTGCAAATAGTTCGGCAGTATATTTTGTCCCTGCTGTTAATCCTGTTATGGCTTTTAATCCTGCCGAGGCATCAGTGGCACTCAGTGTTATCGTGGTTGCCGTTCCGCTTTCAGGGGTTAAAACGATGGATGTTAAACCAACGGTTGGGGTATAACGCAGTGTAATGTTATTTTCCTTAATTTCATTATCTCTTATGGCTGCAAAAAGTTGAATCCCGGTTAACTGAAAAGCACTGCTACGTATATATTTCGATTCTGGCTGGCTTTCAGTTGCGTTGGCTTTAACCCTTGCATAATACTTGGTTCTTACCGCTAAATTCTCTTCAGTTACCGTTACACCGGCTGTATCAGCTGTCGTGGTGTAATTTACTGTAGCAAATAGCGAATCCGTAGAGAAATCGATACTGTATTTAAAGGTTTTTCCAGTCGACATTAAAGGAGCTGTCCAGATTAATTTCGCTGAAGTTTCACCAGCGGTAATTTTTACATCGCTTGGCTTAAATATCCGTGCTGGTTCTGTTGGAATATCTTCTTCCTTTTTACAAGAAGAAATTGCCGCAACCATCAATAATAAAACGACGAATTTAAACCCTAATTGATTTATAAATGTTTTCATAATTAATATCTAATTAATAACCAAAATTTTGAGCCATACTCGGATTTTCGATCAATGTTGTTTTAGGATATGGGAAAAGTTCCTTTTTATTTGCTTCGAAGTAAAAAGCAATTCCCGTAGAAGTGCTGGTTATGGCATTTTCTTCTGTAACAGCCTTTCTCCAGTTTTTAGTGGTATATCCGCTCGGGGCTGTTGAAAGATTTAATCCTGGTGAAGCAAATACATTATTTGGTACACCACCATAGAGATCGAGTGTGGCTACTTCGTTTACACTTGTTCCCAACAGGTAATTCGCCTCTTTGGCATAAACATAATTCGGTACGCTGGTATAATCGCCGGTTCCTGCAATCAAAGCACGTATTTTATTACGTGTTTCTTCAAATTTACTGCCCAATAAATTCCAGCGGATTAAATCATATTTACGGATGCCCTCTCCTCCAAATTCCAATAACCTTTCTTTCACAATAGCAGTAAAAAAGCCGTTTTTATCCGTTGGTGTTACCGGGATTTGGCCTTCAAAACCAGCATAGGCACGTTTCTGTACTTCCTGCAAGGCATTAACTGCTGTAGCAGATGGTGCGCCGTTAATTTCATTATCAGCCTCTGCATACATTAACAGTATATCGGCAAAACGTAACATTGGCCAGTTTACCCCGAAAGTTTGAGCAGCAGAAGCGTTGTTAAAAGTTGTCCAAGATTTGCGGAATTTTCCATCCGTCATGTTAGACAGGGTATTGATGATTTTTTTTGATGTTGCGGTAATTTCGAAAACGCCGATGGTTACATCCCTGCGGCAGTCTTTGGTGACATCAAATTCATAAAAGTAAGTAGGAATAGCATTCATCCCACCGCCACCTGAACCAAAAGTAGATGCAGAGTTAAAGCGGATACCGTTATAATAACCTAATTTGCTATCGGTAGAAGCATTGCCACCAAAAGCAGCCACTTCAAACATCAGCTCGTGTGCATCATCGTAGCGTGTTGTGGTATGCAAGGTCTTGAACACATTTTCATAAACAGGATTCAGGCTATGCTCCGAACGGTGGTTCATAATATCCAAACACTCATCAAAAGCAATTTTATAATAAGTTAAATAATCAGCACTGCGTTCCATCGTATGGTTGGCCGACCTTAGCGAATAGCCGCCTCTGGCTAAAGCAATACGAGCTCTTAAGCCTTTAATTGCACCTTTGGTATAACGGAAACTGCCGTATTCTGTGATTCCACTTCTCCATGGCACCAGGTCCTCAGCCATTTTTAAATCTGCGATGATCCGATCATAGGTTTTATTGCGGTCTATATTTGGGCCATACAATGTTTCGGCATCTGCAGAAGGCACGAAAGACGCAGGAACATCACCCCAGTTACGGATCAATTCATAAAGAAACTGTGCTCTTAAGGTTAAAGCTTCACCATAATAGCGTTTCATAATCGTTTTGTCAGCCTCAGAGCCATTGGTATAAAGACTAGAGGCCGGGATAAATTTGATGCAGATATTTGCACGCTCTACCCCTGCATATAACTGTAAAAATGGGTTGATCAGGTCGGTATTGTCTGAACTTGCACCGTACATGCTAATTCCTCTTCGATCGGAAGAGCTATAACTTCCCGACGTTTTAAAGTCATCGGCGGTTAAACCAAAGAGTGTAGATATGCGGCTTCCATAACCATTATCACCACAAAGACGGTTGTAAACTGCAATAATTGCCGCATTGGTATTTGCTGTACTTTCAAAAACAACATCCGGACTGGAAGTTGATGGCGATTGTACATCTAAATATTTTTTACAAGAAGTAGTTATGCTCAATGCTCCAACAGCAATTACCATTAAAGCCGATTTTATAAATTTATTGTTCATTTTCTTTAATGTTGAGGTTAAAATACCATGTTTATGCCAGCAAGGATGTATCTGCTGCGCGGATAAGCAGCGTAATCTATACCTGGCGTAAGTGGATTCGATCTTCGGGTGTTTGCTTCAGGATCATAACCTGTATAGCCCGTTATTGTATATAAGTTATTAACTGTTCCATATACCCTTAATTTTGAAATGAAACCTGTTTTTCTGATTAAACTTTGTGGTAAGGTATAGCCAAGTGTCAGGTTGCTGATTCTTAAAAAAGAGCCACTTTCAATAGCGTAAGAAGTTAAAGCATAGTTCCCCCCTGTTGGTGTCCATAAGGAAGTATTGGCGTTCATGGCAGTTAATAATGCCGGATCTGTTACCTTTACACCATTGGCATCAAAGTTCTGCCAGCGATCGTTCATCACCGCAAGTAAATTGTTGTCTTTTACATTGTACTGCGACGTAAACTCTATTTTGTTGGCATTGTACACCTTGCTTCCATAACTAAAATTTACAAATACAGTTAGATCGAAATTTTTATAGGCAAACTGATTGTTGAAACCACCCATGAATTTCGGCTGCGCTGTACCTAAAACCGTTCTGTCGTCATCCCCAATCATCATACTTGATGAAGAAGATAGTTTTTGAACCTTCATGTCGCCTGGCTGAGGATCACGGTTACCCAATAATACCCTGCTATTTGCAACAGTTGGCTTAAGTGTATAGGTATAAGCACCAGTAGTTGTATTTTGGACGTAGGTGAAATCATCAACAGTATATCGTCCGTCCGAAACAAAACCGTAAAACTGACCAACCGGCTGGCCTACTTCGACTTTAAAATCGCCTAAGCTGTTTACCCAGCCAGATTGTGTGATGTATGAATTTACGCCATTTTGCAGTTCGACAATTTTGTTCTTGTTGAATGAAATGTTGAAACTGGCATTGTAACTAAAGTTTCGTGTTTTAATCGCCTGGTAATTCAATTGCAGTTCGAAACCTGTATTTTGGGTTTTACCCACATTTTGCTGTTGTGTAGCGTACCCCGTAGTTTGTGGTACATTTGCATTTAAAAGCAGGTTTTTTGTTCTGTTGTCGTAATAATCCAAATTAAGCGATAACTTGTTTTTAAATAAATCGATATCAATACCCAGGTTT from Flavobacterium sp. W4I14 includes these protein-coding regions:
- a CDS encoding hypothetical protein (product_source=Hypo-rule applied; cath_funfam=2.60.40.10; cleavage_site_network=SignalP-noTM; pfam=PF16318,PF17161; smart=SM00710; superfamily=49265,51126); translation: MKTFINQLGFKFVVLLLMVAAISSCKKEEDIPTEPARIFKPSDVKITAGETSAKLIWTAPLMSTGKTFKYSIDFSTDSLFATVNYTTTADTAGVTVTEENLAVRTKYYARVKANATESQPESKYIRSSAFQLTGIQLFAAIRDNEIKENNITLRYTPTVGLTSIVLTPESGTATTITLSATDASAGLKAITGLTAGTKYTAELFAGTKSKGIATFNTLAPTTYTVKLNPGDDLAAAIASAANGAIIGLNPGTYTLLATTFITQKTITIKSTSGNPTDTKVNYKEIDLEGTGAGVTLSGIEFDGTALNAAYFLNLIGSPVVGAAATFTNIIVDNCIVHAANTSFLRANRGTVTGDQKISGITVNNSIIYDFGVNSSAAYYTFHLDNIEFKTLTVTKSTFYNSGAGLVIASKLILAAIPVVNFSNCTINGFGGSTKYALLDASTNPINFSIQNSIFANTPKSGTVVAAAIRGTGAGSSIKISNSNYFNLFTALTNGTALTFGPATLASNQSINTGWTATTTDFTIAVGSPLRSAGSTGGPIGDPRWTY
- a CDS encoding hypothetical protein (product_source=Hypo-rule applied; ko=KO:K21572; pfam=PF07980,PF14322; superfamily=48452); translated protein: MNNKFIKSALMVIAVGALSITTSCKKYLDVQSPSTSSPDVVFESTANTNAAIIAVYNRLCGDNGYGSRISTLFGLTADDFKTSGSYSSSDRRGISMYGASSDNTDLINPFLQLYAGVERANICIKFIPASSLYTNGSEADKTIMKRYYGEALTLRAQFLYELIRNWGDVPASFVPSADAETLYGPNIDRNKTYDRIIADLKMAEDLVPWRSGITEYGSFRYTKGAIKGLRARIALARGGYSLRSANHTMERSADYLTYYKIAFDECLDIMNHRSEHSLNPVYENVFKTLHTTTRYDDAHELMFEVAAFGGNASTDSKLGYYNGIRFNSASTFGSGGGGMNAIPTYFYEFDVTKDCRRDVTIGVFEITATSKKIINTLSNMTDGKFRKSWTTFNNASAAQTFGVNWPMLRFADILLMYAEADNEINGAPSATAVNALQEVQKRAYAGFEGQIPVTPTDKNGFFTAIVKERLLEFGGEGIRKYDLIRWNLLGSKFEETRNKIRALIAGTGDYTSVPNYVYAKEANYLLGTSVNEVATLDLYGGVPNNVFASPGLNLSTAPSGYTTKNWRKAVTEENAITSTSTGIAFYFEANKKELFPYPKTTLIENPSMAQNFGY